Part of the Methylomonas sp. AM2-LC genome, GCCAGAAAATGCATTTCTACTTTAATTACACCATCACCCGCACAGGCTTCGCAGCGCCCACCTTTAACGTTAAAACTAAAGCGACCCGGTGTGTAGCCGCGTGAGCGGGCTTCTGGCGTAGCCGCAAACAATTCGCGCACCGGTGTAAATATGCCAGTATAGGTGGCGGGGTTAGAGCGTGGGGTGCGCCCTATCGGGCTTTGATCTATATCCACCACTTTATCAAACTGATCCAACCCTTCTATAGCAGCACAGGGTGCGGGAATGCAGCCTGCACCATTGATCAAACGCGCCGCATGGCAATATAAGGTGTCATTAACCAGAGTAGATTTGCCGGAACCGGAAACCCCTGTCACACAGGTTAGCAAGCCAACAGGGAAACTGACAGTCACATTTTTTAAATTGTTGCCGTGCGCGTTTTTAATGGTGATCAGTTTGGCTTTATTGCGTGGGGTCAACTTGGCAGGCATGTCAATTTTTAAAGCACCCGACAAGTATTGTCCGGTTAACGAGGCTGGGTTAGCCATAATTTGCTCTGGTGAGCCTTGCGCGACAATTTGCCCGCCGTGTACACCCGCACCTGGGCCAATATCGACTACATATTGCGCTGCGCGGATGGCATCTTCATCGTGTTCTACCACGATAACGGTATTGCCTAAATCGCGCAAATGAAACAGGGTGTTTAACAGGCGTTGGTTGTCGCGCTGGTGCAAGCCTATGGAAGGCTCGTCTAACACGTACATAACGCCGACCAAACCAGCACCAATTTGGCTGGCAAGACGGATACGCTGAGCTTCACCGCCGGATAAGGTATCGGCACTGCGATCCAGGGTTAAATAATCCAACCCCACGTTGACTAAAAACTCCAAACGTTCTTTAATTTCTTTATTAATTTTAGCGGCAATTTCACCACGATGGCCGGGAATGAGCAGTTGGGTAAAAAACTCTAAAGCTTGTTTAATCGGCAGCCGTGTTAGCTGGTGTAACGGTTGTTCTGCCACAAACACATTGCGAGCAGCTACATTAAGCCGGGCACCCGCGCACACCGTGCAAGTCTGTTGCGCCAAATACTTTGCCAGTTCGTCACGTACAGATTGCGAATCAGTTTCGTGATAGCGGCGTTCCATATTGGCAATAATACCTTCAAAGGCATATTTACTGTGTTTGTGTTTACCATTGCCTATGTTTAACACAAACTCTATAACTTCAGTACCACTGCCGAATAAAATGACCGCCTGTATGGCTTTGGGTAATTCCGCAAACGGTGTTTCTGTATCAAAGCCATAATGCTTGGCAAGCGCGCAGATAATCTGAAAATAATAAGCGTTGCGTTTATCCCATCCACGCACTGCACCTGCTGATAGACTTAATTGTTCGTTATGTACCACCAGTTGCGGATCAAAATGTTGGCGTACCCCCAAACCATCGCAACTGGGACATGCACCTTTAGGGTTGTTAAAGGAAAAGATGCGCGGTTCCAGTTCGCTGATGCTATACCCACATTCTGTACAGGCATATCGTTCAGAGAAAACCATTTGTTTGTCACTATCCAAACTGGCGGCAATCGCCAGACCATCAGCCAGCCTTAAGGCAGTTTCAAATGACTCTGCCAGTCGTAAGCTCATGTCGTCTCTGATTTTAAAACGATCAACAATGACTTCTATACTGTGCTTCTTTTTTAAATCCAGTTTAGGTGGTTCGTCCAGTTCGTAGACTTCGCCATCGATACGCGCACGTAAAAAGCCTTGCGCACGTAAATCGCCCAATAGCGATACGTATTCACCTTTACGAGCATTCACCACCGGGGCCAGTAACATCCAGCGTTCGCCCTCGGTTTGTGCCAGCACTTGATCGACCATTTGGCTAATGGTTTGTGCTTCCAGAGAAATACCATGCTCAGGGCAGCGGGGTGTACCCACTCGGGCATACAACAAACGTAAATAGTCGTATATTTCGGTAATAGTACCTACCGTAGAACGGGGATTATGCGAGGTGGACTTTTGCTCAATGGAGATAGCAGGCGATAAGCCTTCAATATGATCAACATCGGGTTTTTCCATCATGGATAAAAATTGCCGAGCATACGCAGACAGTGATTCCACATAGCGGCGCTGGCCTTCGGCATAGATGGTATCAAAGGCTAAAGACGATTTCCCAGAACCGGATAAGCCGGTAATCACAATGAGTTGATCTCTGGGCAAATCTAGATCAATATTTTTTAAATTATGCGTACGAGCGCCACGTATACTGATGGTATCCACTTAAACGGGTTTCCTGCCGGGTAAATACAGAATACTATACTTGGTTTTTTTGGCTTTGTGGCAATGATATTGGCTTAGGGTATTAAATCAAAAAAAATCAAAAACCCGCATAATGCGGGTTTTTATTTTTGCGCCGTCCTTGGCTACAATAACTTTAAGATTAAACGCTTAGCTACGTTTATTACGTTTGCCTAACCATCCTGTCAAACCTATACCTGTCAGCATCATTAACAGACTGGGTGGTAATGGCACCGCAGCAACAGCCGCCGTGGGTGCAAATGCTACACCACGAATAGCAACACCAGTTGGTGCTGTTTCTAAAACAGTGGCCACTTCATTGGCTGCGCCGGCTATCGTTTTATTTGCCAAATTATCGGTAATTTCATATAAATAACTGGTCGATAATTCATTCAGTCCATAACTGGTGGCAAACAGCTCAACCACCTGCACGCCATTGATGGTGACAACCTCACCTGTTAACCCAAACAAACCAGTCACTCCAGGTGCGGTTGGAGTGGCGGAATTGGCATTTTTATTATCCACCAGATTTAAACCGGCAACTAGGTCATAATCTAACACCCAATTACCATTACTGGTTAATTCCCACTTTTGCAATCCGCCCTCGCCTAATCCTGCTGCACCCGCACTGCCATTTTTAGGTTGACCACTGTCAGCTACATACATGACGTTATTAGTACCGCCATTAGTGCTGGCAAAGAAATATTGCTCAGGGCTCAGATATACAAAACTACCCAAACGACTATTATTAACACCATTTTCGTTACCTGTTGTTACAGTAATGGTATCTTGAAATTTTGGGGCTCCAGTACTTGGAACCACAATAGTG contains:
- the uvrA gene encoding excinuclease ABC subunit UvrA, which gives rise to MDTISIRGARTHNLKNIDLDLPRDQLIVITGLSGSGKSSLAFDTIYAEGQRRYVESLSAYARQFLSMMEKPDVDHIEGLSPAISIEQKSTSHNPRSTVGTITEIYDYLRLLYARVGTPRCPEHGISLEAQTISQMVDQVLAQTEGERWMLLAPVVNARKGEYVSLLGDLRAQGFLRARIDGEVYELDEPPKLDLKKKHSIEVIVDRFKIRDDMSLRLAESFETALRLADGLAIAASLDSDKQMVFSERYACTECGYSISELEPRIFSFNNPKGACPSCDGLGVRQHFDPQLVVHNEQLSLSAGAVRGWDKRNAYYFQIICALAKHYGFDTETPFAELPKAIQAVILFGSGTEVIEFVLNIGNGKHKHSKYAFEGIIANMERRYHETDSQSVRDELAKYLAQQTCTVCAGARLNVAARNVFVAEQPLHQLTRLPIKQALEFFTQLLIPGHRGEIAAKINKEIKERLEFLVNVGLDYLTLDRSADTLSGGEAQRIRLASQIGAGLVGVMYVLDEPSIGLHQRDNQRLLNTLFHLRDLGNTVIVVEHDEDAIRAAQYVVDIGPGAGVHGGQIVAQGSPEQIMANPASLTGQYLSGALKIDMPAKLTPRNKAKLITIKNAHGNNLKNVTVSFPVGLLTCVTGVSGSGKSTLVNDTLYCHAARLINGAGCIPAPCAAIEGLDQFDKVVDIDQSPIGRTPRSNPATYTGIFTPVRELFAATPEARSRGYTPGRFSFNVKGGRCEACAGDGVIKVEMHFLADIFVPCDNCHGKRYNRETLEVRYKGKTIHEVLEMTVEDALQFFSAVPVLARKLQTLLDVGLSYITLGQNAVTLSGGEAQRVKLAKELSKRDTGTTLYILDEPTTGLHFQDIKQLLAVLHTLRDHGNTVIIIEHNLDVIKTADWIIDMGPEGGNNGGTLVAEGTPKQIAKHAGSHTGEYLKRFF